The genomic window CGATCAGTCAGTCTTCAGTTCATCACTCATCACGCCAAATTGCCAATCCATTTGATGATTTCTATTGCTTGTGTCTAGATTGTGATATtgctgttttaaaaaaataaaaaaacgtaTCCGCGTATTGGGTTTTATGGAAAAATGCCTTATCCTCGTATCCATATCGGTCCAATATTGATACCCGTATCCATATCGGCCCAATGTTGATACCCGTATCCATATTGGTGCTGCATGGTCTAGGACAATTGGATAAAACACCTATAAAATGCCATGCTGATTGTATGCATGATTTCCTATGCATGATTTCCTCCTTTTGGTTGCTAAAACAATGGAACATTCCATTCTTGCAGCAGCCAAGCTTCAGGTCCTGCTGCACTGCAATTTTGTCGCTCTTATGAATAAAAAAGAGGTGTATTGGAAATAGCATGGAATAAGGTTTGATCCTATTTCACCAAGACCTAACAATCTCCCTTTCTCTCCTTCCTTTTTACAATGGATTGTGTCAACTATTGGTAAAGTcaattatgcaaatacttatttaaagtagggaTACATGGTCATCAATTGTGTGTATCAAAGAGGACACAAGTTTTATATACGTTTAGGCTtctcttaggataatagccctgaATATTGTTCTGCCTAAATTAATATCAGGAAAAGACTATTACAATAGGGGTGTGTCTAGATCAATCATAAGGATCTCAACGAGTCATCTCGTATTCTAAGTCCTAAAGCCCTTGTTGAATGAATTTAATCGTGGCCCGAATCTGTTGTGAATCTTAATGTGATGTTTTTGTTTCTATCCGACTAGACTTGCTTCGTATTGCTTGTTTGGCTTTTGGCTTGTCttggtccccccccccccccccccgggcattccccctcctctcctcgtATAATTGGATCGAGGAGGCATATCGTACTCGGAGTCTCTGAGTGTAACCTTCCTGGATTGTATTATTTTGGAATATCTTGAGGACTACTTCCTAATTAGGGGATGGAAACACAATGAGCTGTCTAGAATATCGGCACATGCCTTATTTACCTCATCGTGGTTATGAAACCTATTGTATCGAATGAAGGAGACGTGTACGATGCGATGTGATCCTTCAAGCTATATTGTATTTCTagtaaatcattaattattaattattaagtccTCATTAAATCTGATCCTTTATTAAGCCCATTTAGCTAGGTGTAGGTGGGGCATTGGTCATAACCAAAGGTTAAGGAAGCCGTAGCTCAGTTGGTGGGAAGTGTGGTTGTACACCCCCCCAACACCTAGGTTCAAGTCCTCTTCAACTCAATTTTGGGCATTTCTTCTTATATGCAATGCCatctagttcctcctaggttggtcAAGTTCCTTTTTTAATAGCCAAAGTTGAAGGGGGAAAAAATTAAGGAGAGTACTCTAACAATCGAAGCGCCCCAGTTAATCATTTCAGCACTGTGTTATGGACATGGTCCACTATCCACACCTTACTCTTACTTTACTATTACGGATTTGGAAGTAGGCAATGCGACTTGGCATCTTCATCTAGTGAAATACTTTGATGCTGAAACAAGCATCCCAATAAGTGTATGATGTGGGTGTCTTGCGGATGTTGTCCATGTGAATGTTAAGTGGCTCTATTCTCAACTTAGAGATTAGTCCATCTGATAAATTGTTCAactaactttaaaaaaaaaaaaaaatcagtatcCTGCATTCAATGCTCTACATGCTTTTTCATATGGATATGTAAAGACTGGTATCTCACAACAGAATCAACGTCAGATTTATTTTGTCATCACTTTTTATTTCTTCAGTGTTAACTATTAATTCCTTATTTAAGCTAGAGTTGCATAacattctcttttttcttcagaAACAAATGTGATGTGCGATGGATGTCTGAAGCATGGAAAGTTAAACTATCTCACTCGGCTAAACGGTTTCATTAGCACACTAAATAGCTGACCTGTTTGCATAACATCCTCTTTGAGCTTATATGGGGTAGGTGCTCTTCATATATACCAAAAAGGATTTAGTATGATCCTATCACATGATATTCTTATTTTTGCATTGCAAATATAATTATAGAACATCCTCTTTTTTTATCTATGAAGCACTTAAATTCCTTCTTTTGAGCAATTCCCACCTCAAGCATATCTGATGACAATTTATGCAGAACAGTGGTTGTATTGGTAATTTAAGCAAATCTCAGTCACTTCCAGATTCTGAGCTGGAAGGATCATTAAGAAAGAAGTCTCAGTATTCATCTATTGTAAAAGAAAGGCGATGGCAATCAGGTCTAGAAGCAATGGAGAACAATGTTAGCATATCTGTTTCTCTTGAGGGGAATATCTCGTCAATTCCCAATTCAATAGTCAACGATTCTAAAGTGTCAATGGAAAATGGGATAGATACATCATTCGTTAACCATGGTATGTTTATATTCTGAATTCTTGGTATCTTGAATTTCTCTGTTGAATAATTTTTATCTATGTTTTAACTTTTGATGTTTACTGCATGAGTAGATTAGAAAGGTGCCTTGATTAAGAGGCAAATGTGTCTGCAGTCTTTTCATCCATTAGATTGTAAAGCATCTTCAATATGCAGTCTGATGAAATCAAATGGTTAATTGTGCTTGTACCAGTGCCAAAATTGTACTGACATTGTTTTACCCCCTCTCGTTGAACTGAAAGAACTGTacatatagttttttttcttggatGGTAATGTATATCACATGATGTAAAGGGGTTATTTGGTAGTGTTAAGTCAGTTTCACAGAACATTGTTTctctttacttttctttttgcaaGTGAAAAGCTGTGAACTTCTGCAATTAGTTATGCAGatgagaacataatttttttagctaatAGCCTAGTCAATGATACTTTTTTGGTGGGGATTTGGATGAATCAAATTGGAATGGATACCAGAAAGTCATGTGCTGACCGATTATAAATTCTCTTTCTGCAGCTGCTGAAGCATGGGCTGAGATGAGAAAGCAATGGGTTGGGCATCAGTCAGAAGTTCCCAAAAAGGCACCTCGAGAGCCAGTAATAAGGTTTCTGATCCTCTTTCATTTGCTTGAATCATAATTTTCTTTAGAACTTGATATCCGGAGCAGGAATCTATAGATAACTGGTCTCATTGGCTTGGGCAGGTTTTTGATAAATTGGCTAGTTTGAAGATAGGTATTAAGGCTTTTTAGTTCCCAGTTACTTCTAATAATTCTGCGAAATTTCGTAATCACCCCTGCAAATAAATGCATTGATTTACTATAGTTTTTTGTCAGAATTAGAAAAGAGGTATTGTAGCTAATTTCCTAGCTAGTTTCAGGCTGAATAGGAATTAACATTCTATCTTCTTCCTATGATCAGCACCTGTACTTGTTCTGGTGGATACTTTATCAAGCTGTCAGGAGCATCTATCGAAATTAGCAATGCTAGTTTACACTGAATAATAAATAtagttgttatttcatgctagCTAGATATCTTCTTGGTTCATGGTAGGCTGCAAGCTATACTTATAAGAAATCAGTTAGATTCCCTAACTTCACTGTGTCTGCTTCACCTCGCAGTTGGTGCACAACATATGATCCCTTGTCGACAAGCGAGTGTTTTCCACAGCCAATCCCACTATCTGTAAGTTCCCTGAGCTAAAGCGTATTTGTTCTGTGGATCATCTATGTTGTTGGCTTCTGACTTGCAGAATTCTTGTAGGAGATGGTTGATTTTTTGGTCGATATATGGCATGAAGAAGGGCTCTACGATTAGCTGAGTCTTTGG from Phragmites australis chromosome 14, lpPhrAust1.1, whole genome shotgun sequence includes these protein-coding regions:
- the LOC133890837 gene encoding uncharacterized protein LOC133890837 isoform X2 — protein: MENNVSISVSLEGNISSIPNSIVNDSKVSMENGIDTSFVNHAAEAWAEMRKQWVGHQSEVPKKAPREPVISWCTTYDPLSTSECFPQPIPLSEMVDFLVDIWHEEGLYD
- the LOC133890837 gene encoding uncharacterized protein LOC133890837 isoform X1, with protein sequence MGGCIGNLSKSQSLPDSELEGSLRKKSQYSSIVKERRWQSGLEAMENNVSISVSLEGNISSIPNSIVNDSKVSMENGIDTSFVNHAAEAWAEMRKQWVGHQSEVPKKAPREPVISWCTTYDPLSTSECFPQPIPLSEMVDFLVDIWHEEGLYD